A window from Chitinophaga filiformis encodes these proteins:
- a CDS encoding RNA polymerase sigma factor, translated as MTPEQEQELMKCLKEGDKNAFKTIYEEYKPVVEQSLRAQGLGENDINDILQEVFCSLWERRAKLDVTTGLKVYLIGAARKRRYTLFRNTQTSAKRHVLYEHSKGVLATDLQAKQELYELLQRQLDQVDKIEKEIFNAAYENGKKPKEIGAQFGIEPHKVRRILKKIRGVFKTYINK; from the coding sequence ATGACACCAGAACAAGAACAAGAACTGATGAAGTGTTTAAAAGAGGGGGATAAAAATGCATTTAAAACCATATATGAAGAATATAAGCCGGTTGTCGAACAGTCTCTGAGAGCACAGGGTTTAGGGGAAAACGATATAAATGACATTCTGCAGGAAGTATTCTGCAGCCTTTGGGAAAGACGTGCCAAACTTGACGTAACGACCGGTTTAAAAGTGTATTTGATAGGAGCCGCACGCAAAAGACGTTACACACTTTTTCGAAACACGCAAACCAGTGCTAAAAGGCATGTGCTATATGAACATAGCAAAGGAGTTCTGGCAACAGACCTGCAAGCCAAACAGGAGTTGTATGAATTATTACAGCGGCAACTGGACCAGGTGGATAAAATAGAAAAGGAGATTTTTAACGCAGCGTATGAAAATGGCAAGAAACCAAAGGAGATAGGAGCGCAATTTGGTATTGAACCGCATAAAGTCAGGCGTATACTAAAAAAAATTCGCGGGGTTTTCAAGACATATATCAATAAGTAA
- a CDS encoding FecR family protein, which produces MKKTTDYITALIIARITGSITPQEEVLLNNLLEKFPEVRALSDFLNETPPPVNIPDRDILEQEAMNIIRMAESRNQMTSASHVRLKRRRYVRPTTIAACMVAIIAVGVIARYLIQQRPQNVHTGRKDAVSVSLLIGGDTVPLSGEKLTIDPDKGLLIDDAYLLRTLKNINKDLTATLAVPAGKRYALELSDGSKASVNSATELKFPLRFKERERAVNVNGEAYFTVKANASRPFIVQLPNSKAIAMGTEFNVNSYNEQQPRIALVSGNVQVTNGHSTALLKPGEVATGFDRQLKVGPMDKDETSWLNDEIYIHDASEKEIVKLTWIYWQKKLTIDKPLENNMISLIIDRRKPIDSFLVQLAPLDKIHPDGDGYRIER; this is translated from the coding sequence ATGAAAAAGACTACTGATTATATAACCGCCCTTATTATAGCTCGCATCACCGGATCCATCACTCCACAGGAAGAGGTCCTGTTAAATAACTTATTGGAAAAATTTCCCGAAGTAAGGGCACTTTCTGATTTTTTGAATGAAACCCCACCTCCGGTAAATATTCCTGATCGCGACATCCTCGAACAGGAAGCGATGAATATTATCAGGATGGCAGAATCCCGTAATCAGATGACGTCTGCGTCTCATGTCAGGCTGAAAAGAAGGAGGTACGTCCGCCCAACAACCATAGCCGCCTGCATGGTGGCCATAATAGCGGTAGGCGTTATAGCGAGGTACCTTATTCAACAACGCCCACAGAACGTACATACCGGAAGAAAGGATGCCGTCAGCGTTAGCCTGCTGATAGGCGGAGATACGGTGCCGTTATCAGGTGAAAAACTAACCATCGATCCCGATAAGGGTTTACTGATAGACGATGCTTATCTGCTACGCACTTTAAAGAATATTAACAAAGATCTTACAGCCACCCTGGCGGTACCGGCAGGCAAGCGGTACGCACTGGAGTTGAGCGACGGCTCCAAAGCTTCAGTCAACTCTGCTACTGAGTTAAAGTTTCCATTGCGTTTTAAAGAACGGGAGCGTGCAGTGAACGTAAACGGTGAAGCCTATTTTACAGTGAAAGCCAATGCCAGCAGGCCCTTCATAGTGCAGTTGCCAAACAGTAAGGCAATTGCTATGGGAACCGAGTTTAATGTGAATAGCTATAATGAACAGCAACCGAGGATCGCCCTGGTATCTGGCAATGTACAGGTGACCAATGGCCATAGTACAGCCCTGCTGAAACCAGGGGAGGTAGCTACCGGCTTTGACAGGCAGCTGAAGGTAGGTCCGATGGATAAAGATGAGACAAGTTGGTTAAACGACGAAATATACATACACGACGCCAGCGAAAAAGAGATCGTGAAACTTACCTGGATATATTGGCAAAAAAAGCTAACGATAGATAAGCCATTGGAGAATAACATGATCAGCCTTATTATCGACAGAAGGAAGCCGATCGATTCGTTCCTGGTACAACTGGCTCCCTTAGACAAAATCCACCCGGACGGTGACGGCTATCGTATTGAAAGGTAA
- a CDS encoding flagellar motor protein MotB, with amino-acid sequence MKRRVIFLLALSCPVLLFSCVSTKKFKASEARYADLAGKYASLQSKLDDCQRSLRDTASAFERSRNMNEERLEGLKQNNNTLLNQLKDLSVISNSQAESIKKSLDNIGAKDAYIQDLQSAIARKDSLNMALVMNLKGAIGNLDDKDINIKVEKGVVYIDISDKLLFESGSYDITARAKEVLGKVAKVLLNQPDIEFMVEGHTDTNPFKRGVLLDNWDLSVKRATAVTRVLQNDYGIPPAHITAAGRGEYLPVASNDTPEGRAANRRTRIVILPQLDQFFKLLEKK; translated from the coding sequence ATGAAACGAAGAGTCATATTCTTATTAGCATTATCATGTCCCGTACTATTATTCTCCTGCGTCAGCACCAAAAAATTCAAGGCTTCTGAAGCCAGGTATGCCGATTTAGCTGGCAAATACGCAAGCCTGCAGAGCAAACTGGATGATTGCCAGCGTAGCCTGCGCGATACTGCTTCTGCGTTTGAGCGTAGCAGAAATATGAACGAAGAAAGACTGGAAGGGTTAAAGCAGAATAATAATACGTTACTGAACCAGCTGAAAGACCTGTCTGTTATCAGCAATTCACAGGCAGAAAGCATTAAGAAATCGCTGGATAATATAGGCGCCAAAGATGCCTATATACAGGACCTGCAATCCGCCATTGCGCGTAAAGACTCTCTGAACATGGCACTTGTGATGAACCTGAAGGGCGCTATTGGCAACCTGGATGACAAAGACATTAACATCAAAGTAGAAAAAGGCGTAGTGTATATCGACATATCAGATAAACTGCTGTTTGAAAGCGGTAGCTACGATATCACTGCCAGGGCGAAGGAAGTACTCGGAAAGGTAGCGAAAGTATTGCTTAACCAGCCTGATATCGAGTTTATGGTGGAAGGCCATACAGACACCAATCCTTTCAAGAGAGGCGTGTTGCTGGATAACTGGGACCTGAGTGTGAAGAGGGCTACTGCCGTAACAAGGGTATTGCAGAATGACTATGGCATTCCTCCTGCCCATATCACTGCCGCAGGTAGAGGTGAATATCTGCCTGTTGCTTCCAACGATACACCTGAAGGCAGGGCCGCTAACCGCCGTACACGTATCGTGATACTGCCACAGCTTGACCAGTTCTTCAAACTGCTGGAAAAGAAGTAA
- a CDS encoding alpha-L-fucosidase produces MKKTICLRLLLGIQLLMPAMLKAQVKPAATPLATLQQQFVDLRFGMFIHFNIPTFANQDWPDPETPVSVFNPAKLDCNQWAATAKAANMSYGCLTTKHHSGFCIWDTKTTDYNVMNSPYKKDVVREYVNAFRAKGLKVMLYYSILDTHHKLRPHEITRKHVEMVKAQLTELLTNYGEITALIIDGWDAPWSRISYDEIPFEEVYRLIKSLQPNCLVMDLNAAKYPTEALFYTDIKSYEQGAGQHISKEANRLPALSCLPINSAWFWKTNFPTTPVKDPVKLVDEILIPLNKAWCNFILNVAPNTDGLIDPNAVKALEEVGKRWKNTGAMPALPPAIAPIISSNIAKFQRSNSSWSDDMNIMDFANDDRFTTSWQSNSTVKQPWYEIDFDKAQRFNMISIVEDGSNIKKYHLEYEDNGAWKPLAKGEGEGRVKIHRFDSVWGGRVRIVIDEFSAPPAIAEFGVYNERR; encoded by the coding sequence ATGAAGAAGACAATTTGTTTACGTCTCTTACTGGGCATCCAACTATTAATGCCTGCCATGTTAAAAGCGCAGGTAAAACCAGCCGCCACGCCGCTCGCTACACTGCAACAGCAATTCGTTGATCTGCGTTTCGGCATGTTTATCCATTTTAACATTCCTACTTTCGCCAACCAGGACTGGCCCGATCCCGAAACACCGGTATCAGTGTTCAATCCGGCAAAACTTGACTGTAACCAGTGGGCAGCTACTGCCAAAGCAGCCAACATGAGCTACGGCTGCCTCACCACCAAACATCACAGCGGTTTCTGTATCTGGGATACAAAGACTACGGACTATAACGTGATGAACAGTCCCTATAAAAAAGATGTGGTAAGGGAATATGTCAATGCTTTCCGCGCCAAAGGACTGAAAGTAATGCTGTACTATTCCATACTGGATACCCATCACAAACTGCGTCCGCACGAAATTACGCGCAAGCATGTTGAAATGGTGAAGGCACAGTTGACAGAGCTGCTGACCAACTACGGGGAGATCACTGCGCTGATCATCGATGGTTGGGATGCACCCTGGTCCAGGATCTCTTATGATGAAATCCCTTTTGAAGAGGTTTACCGCCTCATTAAGAGCCTGCAGCCTAATTGCCTGGTGATGGACCTCAACGCGGCAAAATATCCTACAGAGGCTTTATTTTATACAGATATCAAATCGTACGAGCAGGGTGCAGGACAGCACATCTCCAAAGAGGCCAACAGGTTGCCTGCATTATCCTGTCTGCCTATCAACAGCGCATGGTTCTGGAAAACGAATTTCCCAACCACGCCTGTGAAAGATCCGGTAAAACTGGTAGACGAGATCCTGATACCGCTGAACAAAGCCTGGTGTAACTTCATCCTCAACGTAGCGCCTAACACGGATGGGTTGATCGATCCTAACGCTGTGAAAGCCCTGGAAGAAGTAGGTAAACGCTGGAAGAATACCGGGGCTATGCCTGCATTGCCTCCGGCTATTGCGCCGATCATCTCTTCCAATATCGCCAAGTTCCAGCGCAGCAATTCCAGCTGGAGCGATGATATGAACATCATGGACTTCGCAAATGATGATCGTTTTACCACCAGCTGGCAGTCTAATTCCACTGTAAAGCAACCATGGTATGAAATAGACTTCGACAAAGCGCAGCGCTTTAATATGATCAGCATTGTGGAAGATGGCAGCAATATCAAAAAGTATCATCTTGAGTACGAAGATAACGGCGCCTGGAAACCTTTGGCTAAAGGTGAAGGAGAGGGCCGTGTGAAGATACACCGCTTTGACAGTGTATGGGGTGGACGCGTACGTATCGTGATCGACGA